From Glycine max cultivar Williams 82 chromosome 11, Glycine_max_v4.0, whole genome shotgun sequence, the proteins below share one genomic window:
- the LOC102666002 gene encoding RING-H2 finger protein ATL63 encodes MPTQPDSPPNNNTLTQMFQNIFSDNSNIMLAAIISLLLVILFVLLLHLYAKWFLAQAQAQANARRRRRRRRTTVTVSDVLGPARFHHFHSFTIEDSSPLSTKGLDSSTIRTIPLFIYEHNNNNNKKVEEEEEELECVICLSAFKNGEVGRCLPKCGHGFHVECIDMWLSSHSNCPICRTSIVASIVENNSK; translated from the coding sequence ATGCCAACCCAACCAGATTCACCACCCAACAACAACACGTTGACCCAAATGTTTCAGAACATCTTCTCAGACAACAGTAACATCATGCTTGCAGCCATCATTTCCCTTCTCTTAGTAATCctctttgtccttcttcttcACCTCTACGCCAAGTGGTTCCTCGCTCAAGCACAGGCTCAGGCCAACGCCCGCCGCCGGAGGCGGCGCCGTCGCACGACGGTGACCGTCTCCGACGTCCTAGGCCCGGCAAGGTTCCACCACTTCCACAGCTTCACCATAGAAGACAGTTCACCCCTCTCAACAAAAGGGTTAGATTCTTCAACCATTAGAACAATTCCACTGTTCATCTAtgaacacaacaacaacaacaacaaaaaggtcgaagaagaagaagaagaacttgaATGTGTGATTTGTTTGAGTGCATTTAAGAATGGTGAAGTGGGAAGGTGTTTGCCAAAGTGTGGCCATGGCTTCCATGTGGAGTGCATTGACATGTGGTTGAGTTCACACTCCAATTGTCCTATTTGTAGAACCTCAATTGTAGCAAGTATTGTGGAAAATAATTCTAAGTGA